Within the Pan troglodytes isolate AG18354 chromosome 2, NHGRI_mPanTro3-v2.0_pri, whole genome shotgun sequence genome, the region CTCCACCACCTCCATCAACTCAATCCATTCCCTCACCTGTCCCACCTCCATCACCTCGACTGTCTCAACTGCCTCCACCACCTGCATCACCTCCTTCaactccacctccaccaccaccacctccttcaTCTCCTCCACTTCCACTACATCCACATCATCTATCAATTACACCACCTCCAACTCTTCCACTACCGTGGGGTATATTATGTCCTCCAGTTATGCCATGATTTCCACAACTACGTCCATCAccctctccacctccaccaccaccacctcgaCCTCCCCTCCACCACCACTAGTTTCTACTACCGCCTCTCCCTCCTTCACCTCCAACACCACCTCCACCATCTCTGTTTCTGCTACTGCCACCTTCGCTACCtctaccacctccaccatcacctccatctccatccctGCCACACCTCCATGCATGGACCCATAAAATGTATCAAGAGCCTGTCTAAGTAACACCAAATTCAGCCACAGATTTTCTATTCGAGTCACAAGTATTTCTCCACAGAAGCCTGGAGGATTAAGGACTCTGGGGCAGCTCAGAGATGGAAAGGACTTTGAAAGGATCAAATTCAGTTCCTaattttacagctggggaaaTCAGATCCGCCTCCAGCACCACCTCTGGACACTCCTCCAGCAGGCCAGGCCTTCTCCCACCTCGGTGAAGTCTTTGCCCCAGCAATTCCTCCTACTGGGAAGGCCTCTCCTCTGGTTGAACCCTCCGCACTGGGGTCCTCCTCTGAGCTCCCACAGGCGCCTGTGTGTTCCCATCCCAGCACGAGCCTCAGGGTAGCAGAACTATCTGCCTGTGTCTGTGTGGACAAGCAGACTGGGAACTCCTGGAGGGTGGAGGCTTGGTCTGAGTCATCTATGTCGCCAGGCAGGTACCTGTGAGGGGCTACGCGGTGTGTGCTGAGTGGATAAGGAAAGGCTTCTCATTAACTGGGTCTCCCTtccaatgtcacctcctcagggagGCCTTCCTTGATCACCCAGTCTCTACTCCGGTGGTTCTCAAACCTGGAGCGTTTGATAAAACACGGGGTTTCTGATTCAGTGAGGCTGGGGAGGGTCCCAAGAATGTGCGGCGCCCTCTGAGAGCCATCGCTCAGCCCTATTGCCCTGGTTTCCCTCCCTCGCTTTGAAATGGTGTCTCCAGCGACTTCCTCCCgtctaagctccatgagggcaagaaTCTGGGGCTGTCTTGTTCCGTGCTCAGCGCAGAGGCTGGCGCGGCACTGAACGAATGCCCAGagttaaaaataaagggatagatgGTCCGCTGGGTGAAAGAGCCAGGAACATCCCAGAAACCCAACTCGCTGAGTTCTCGTCCTTCGAACCCCCAACGCCTCCCGGGGTGCCCATGGCCACGGCCCCTTTAAATGTGCGCAGGGACGCCCCGGCCCTCGCCTCCCTGAATCCCTGACcgagcaggggaaaaaaaaatccttcctctTCGGGAGCGGAGGAAATGTCTAGGAGGGGGTGGAGGCGCGGCTGCGGCGCAGGCAGAGGCGCAGGCGGAGGCACGGCGGCCAGAGCGCAGCGCGCCCGGAGCCGGGAGCGGACGCGACGCCCGGCGCTGCCCCAGCCGCCGCCCCCGCGCTCgcgccccctcctcctcccccgccCCGCGCCCCCGCCCGGCGGCCCCGCCCCGGAGGCTCGCGGCCCGCGCCCCCACTGCCCTGCGCGCCGCGCGGAGTCCGAGGCGCGCCGGGGCCGGGCGGGCGCTGGGGGGTGCGGGCCCCGCGGGGCGGCCGCGGAGGGAGGCGGTGTGCGGAGTCGCACTGGGACCCGCGGACGGACTGAAGCGCCGACGGCGGCCCGGGCCCCGCGCGCTGAAGATGAACAGAGCAGGTAGGAGGCCCGGCGACCTCCGGCGCCGAGGCACGAGCGCGAGGGACCCCGGCCGGGCGCTCCAAGTTGGAGCTCCCGGGGAGCCCGGGGCTAGCTGCCCGAAATCCTCCGACCTTCCAGTGCCGCCGGCCTCGGCCAAAGCATGCGCGGCTCCGGGGTCCTCTCGCCGAGGAGGCTGAGAATCGGGGGCCCCCGTCCGAAGCGCCCTGCCTCAGGGACCTTCTCAGCCTTGGCGAGGCCGCGCCCTGGCCGTGCGCGCCAGTATCCCACTCGGACGGCGTTCCCCGGAGTGAGGGTCCCTTCCACAACGAAGAAAGACGCCCCTTTCGCAAAAGCGACTTAGTCGGGCCCCAAAACCTTTGCCCTCCATTCCCCAGCGTCCCGGACCGGTCCTTGCTCATCTCTCAGGGGCCACACCTGACCCACGGGGCCCGTCCCGGAGCTCTCTCCGACTCCGGGACCAGTTCCCAGCCCTTCAGTACTCGGCATACCGGAAGGAGGATTCCtgctcccttctctcctcctAGACCCCGAGGCTTGGAGCTTATTCTCCAGATGAGACTAAAAAGCCCTAAATTAATCCCCCTATAGCGCACCCCTCCCTCGCAGCGCCCTGGCCGGGGGCCTCCATTGTGCCTCCCCTAGGGGACCCAATGCCAAGGGGACGCTCCTCGCCGCCGCGCTGAGCCTCTCCAggttcccccacccccagtccaTCGCGTTCCtgctctatgaatttgactcccCCAGCTCATCCCTGCAGTTCAGAGATTCTGTGAAATCAAAATGTGTTTGAAATCGCAGGGATCCCTCCAGAGTAGTGCCATTTAACGGATTTAGAAAGCGAGACTCGGAGATGGGTGGTGCATGGAACCCTGTCCTCGGGATTCCCAACTCCATCTAAGGGGAGGGCAGAAAGTTCCCTTAAGATGAGAGTTTGCAAGGGAACAGTCCCAGCTAACTTCATCTGCCTGCTAAGGAGCAATCAccactctattttctttttctcacagaATTTAGTAGAAGGCAGCCCGCTCCCCGACCAACCCTTGTCCAAAGCCATACTCCAAAACACACATCCCTAAAGAAACAGGAAGCCACCATTTTGGCTGTCTTGGAACCATATCctgctggggtgtgtgtgtgtgtgtgtgtgtgtgtgtatgtgtatgtgtgtgtgtgtataggattttttcttttaaaaatctttttaatgaaaaaaagtcaTTGTTTAGCAGTGAGGTGCAGGCTGCGCGTTTAGACAGTCTGGGAGTGTGGCAGCCACCTTCCATGTCCAGGCCCTGTTATTGCTGGGCATACAGGCACCTGGACAGTTAGTGAGTGTGGGTCACAGAATTGGGGAGCAGGATCGGGGGTGCCACTTTGCGGGAATGAAAGAGGCTGAAACAGGGGCCCAGAGCCCAGCCAGCCACTGCTTGGAAAGGGGGTTGCCTCCTGCCTGTGCTGGCGTGGCTGAACAGAGCCAGGCTAGCTTTTTCCTACACTCCTAATAAAACTCGCTTTATAACAATGGTGAGAGCGTTTCCAGTTTTCCCACGTTTTCCTGCATGAGGCTTGGGCAGACCCTCCCTTCTCTGAGAATCTGGGGGATGGAGTGAGTCGGAATAAACTTAGAGGCAGGTTTGGTCCCAGGAAATCTTAGCCGTTGTCACTCTTGGGTTCAGCCTTCCTGTAATTTGTCTCCAGTGTAAACCTGGTTCCTTTTTCAATGTGATGGTAATGATACCAGCCTCACATTCAGGCCGTGCACCATGGTCTGAATTTCCTGATCAcgtggcatggtggttcacagaCTCCATAGGACTGAATCTCAGAACCATCATATGCTTAGTTATGTGACCTTAAGCAGGTTATTCAACCTCTCTACAcctgtttctttatctgaaaaatggggtTGGTAAGATTAAATAGACTAAAACACGTAAGGTGCCTAGAAAGAACAGTGTCTGTAGCAGAGCAACCAGTAAAtaccagctaatatttattgggtactCAATATGACTTGGTATTGCTTTTAGGTGTTTTACTTCTATCAGTTTATTTAGTTTTCACAGTCACCTTATGAGTTGAGTACCATtgccatccccattttatagatgggaaaattGAGGTGCGGAGATTTTATGGTCACTGGCTTATTGAAGGGCTGAGACAAGATTGAAACCCAGACTGTCCAGCCTGAGAGCCTGCTTTTTTATCCAGTGCCTAACACGTAGTAGGGTGTAGGAAATGTCTGCCAGTCGACTTTATTAGGCATCATGTCTGTTATTTTCCGGAACTTCTCAACGGCCCTATGAAAAAAAAGGGGGTATTTCatcattttaccaaaaaggaaactgaggctcagagaggcaaaatgatgtgcccaagatcacagagctgaCGTATAGCAGAGATGGGATGGGAGCCCATCCTTCCTGAGCCTGAGCATGCTCTTCCCACACTGTCCTGTGCTGTCTTCCTGGTAGTGCCCTGTCGTGGATCACTGGACCAGTCTAACAGCAGCCTAATTAGAAATCATCAGGCTTGGCTTGGACATTCCAGCAGGCACCCAGGAATGAAAGTTAAATTAAGATGTAATTGGAAGGTGAAATTGGAAGATAATTACTCTTGTAACATATGGTTATGAGAGTTCCAGGGGGAGTATAGTGAACTGCAGCTGAAACAGACTTTGTAACTGAAGATGGGATGTCAGAGGGTGTCTTAAGAAGAGCCAGGAGTTTAGAAGGCTGTGGTCGGCCAGAGCAAACCAGACTGACTGACTGGTCCCGTCCCCTCACTCTGCAGATGGGGAAGCCGAGGCCCGGAAAggggaagggacttgcccaagatcacacctcCAGttaaggcagagccaggtgtgaAGATCAGGGCTCCTGGCTCCCCATCCAGTGCTCCTGGCTCCCCATCCAGTGCTCCTCCCAATACCCCTGCTAATTGAACTTCTACATAGCCGACAAGGGAGCAGCAAGCACGAACATGTGAGTGAcagatatttaattaaaatagagagagaaaatataaactGGTACCAGGGGGCTGGCTGGGGATGATTTCTATCACTAGAAGCTGTTAAAAATCTCTTCCTCCTGTCAGTGCGATTCCCCCACCCCCTAGTTAACTCCTGCCATCTTGGCTCAAAGGGTGTTTGGAGTTTGAGTCATCCTTGGGCATAGCAAATTGCCAGGAGGCCCTGGGCATTAGTAACTTAGGGTGAGGAGGGTCCGACCCCCAGGCTCCGTGATACAAGGAGAGAGAAGGTTCACACCATAGCCTTCTCCAGAGGAACTCAGGAGAGCCCAGAAGGTCCACCAGCTACATCCATGCTGGGTTCTGGACAGGGAATCCAGAGAAGGAAACCACAGCTCTGATTTAGCCTATAGTTTCGCCCTACCATACCCTAAAGCTCAGCATACCCTAAAGTTCCCTGGAATGCTCTATCCAGGTGgagcctattttttaattgtgaaaatcCTCCTGTCCTTCAACCTGCACTCAGTGCTCTCTCTTTTCTGAGTCTTCTCTAGGCAGAATTGCCCTTAGACCTAGATAACATGatgctgaggtcaggagctccatcTGGCTCCCTTTTGTGATGCGGGTGAGTAGGAGGGGACAGAGCTGGATGCTCTCATACTCTTGATTTGTTTGCACCCTCCTCATCTCTGCTGGCTGGGGCGCCCAGAGCTCCCTCCTTGGCCCTGCCCTCTTCTCTGTCCACACTCATGCCTCTGGTGATCTCAACAGGCTCCTGCCTTAAATTCCATCTCTATGATGGTGACCTCCGGCCAGACCTCTCTTCAGAAGCCAGAGCCTGCTTGACATCTCCAGCTGCTTGACATCTCCACCAGGGTGTCTAGTAGGTGACTGTGAATGGAGTTTGACCCATGCAAACTGAAATTCTGGATTACCCTCCCCAGCACCTGCAGTCTTTCCTGTTCCAGTTGGCAGAAACTTCAGCTTTCTAGTTGCGCGGACTCAAAACCTTGGTGTCGttcttgacttttctctttcttttacacCCCACATTCATATGGTCAGCAGATCCCCTCAGCTCTCCCTTCCTGTTGAGAATCTGACCTCTTTTCACCTCAGCCTGGTCCAAGCCTCCATCATCTCTTGCTTGGATAATTGCAGGAGTCTCctcactggtctccctgcttccttcctcacCATTTCAGTTTATTTCAACACATTAGCCAGAACGTGCATGtccctctgctcaaaaccctgcaGTGGCTTCCCACATCACTCTGAGTCAAAGCCCTGCATAATCTGCACCCTCCTATGATTCCTCTCACCTCATCTGCTTCTCCTGCTCGATCACTCGGTCCCGTCTGGCCATGCCGGCCTCTTCGCTGTTTCTTGGATGCCAAGTGAGTCCTAGCTTTCCTCACCACTTTCGTGTCTTTGCTCACATGTCCTCTCAGTGAAGCCTATGCTGGTCACTCTATCTaaaatcgcaaaaaaaaaaaaaaaaaaaaaaatactcctaaTCATTTTGCACAGACTGTATCATCATCTAGCATATGATATGTAATGTACTTACCCTTTCTCTTGCATATCTCCCACCACCTCTCAATACAAGGTCCCTGAGTCTGGGGGCTTTGTTACACTTATTGATGTATCCAAAGAATCTAGAttagggcctggcacatagttggtactcaataaatatgtatttaatggaATTAGACTAAGAGAAATTGAATAGGAGCAAATTAAAGCTAGTTGTTCACTTTTTGGTCAGTTAGTAGTTCTGAGCCCTGGACCCAgctttacatacattttttaactGCCCAGCTGTTTCTGGTCACCGTGGCCTTAGTTTCCCTGCATTTTACCCTTCTCTGCTTCACCAGATGCTGGGACCTCTGAGTCTCCATCATAGAGGAAACACTCTGTGGCAAAAAGGGGATGGCAGAGGGTCAGGTGACAACACTAGAAAGCCGGAAACGCAGGTTCTACCAGGGCCCTGCTCTGGACTCGCTGGGTAGCCCCACACCAGCCACtcaccctctctgtgccttagtttcctcctcCTTCAGTGAGGGTCAGATGAagcctttcttcttttggcttgcCTTGATCTCAGAAGGGATGTGGCTGAAGCACTCTGCGCCTGGGGCTGGGAGCACAGGACAGGCGCTGAGTGTTTGCCATTCCCAGAGGCTCCTGTGGGGAAGTCATTTTCTTGCAGGATCATGCCTCAGACACCCACCATAACCTTTCCCTAGGAGACAGTGCCTTCAGATCAGTAGCTTGATTGGATGAAGGATTGGGTGGGACGGGGGTGATATAGCCAAGGTGATGGTCATTTTTCATGGCCCACCTGTCCCTTTGTCCTGTCTCATGGCGCCCATGTGAAATGCCCACCTGTTAAGGATGAGAAATGAGAGTCCCACCCCCAAAGAATAATTTCGTGCCAATGCCTGCCACCCAATGTTGACAGTGTGAAGCTCATATTACGTAGTGTATCAGTGTAGAGCAAGACTTCAACCAAGGGAAGATCTGGGGTAGGCAAAGATGGACTTTATCTGAACAAcagctactatttattgagtatttctATGTGAAGGCCTGCTATTGAGCCCTTTTGATATGtagcctttaatttttaaaacaatccatTGAGGGTAGGTGCTGTGtggtacccattttacagatgaggaaactgaggctgagttTCATAGCTGATAAGTAGCAAAGTCAGGATTTGACCCAGATCAGCCAGGCTCCAAAGGCTCCCTCTGTTACCCCACTCTAACAGGTAGCTGAAGCATACCTTTTTAAGCtcccatgttttgtttttcactaatATGGATAGACACTTTTCTAAACTAGgacacacatgactgtgtacggAAACAAGGAGTTTGATAGTCACTATTTCTAGAAGATTCTGGGTCATTGTATGGATGTCAGTGGCTGGCCTGGGCATTGATGTGGATGAAATGGTGTGGATTAGGGGTCTGATGCAGTGGCTATTTTAACCTTTAAACCCATTCAGAAATACTGAAATTGAGGTGCCAGTGGTACAGTCCCATGGAGATGTCTAAAACCAGTTAGAGCTGTGCTGGACAGTACcgtagccaccagccacatgtggctcgTGAGCAGGTAAAATGTAGCTAGTCTAAATTGAAGTGTGCTGCAAATGTAAAATGCATATTAGATTTGGGACACTTCGTATGAAAAAAGACTGTCAAACACctcattaatacattttatatattgattacatattgaaatgataatatttggatatattgagtccaataaaatatatcattaaaattacttttacttttttttttttttttttgagatggagttttgctcttgtcacccgggcgggagtgcagtggctcaatcttggctcattgcaacctctgcctcccaggtttaagtgattcctctgcctcagcctcctgagtagctgagactacaggcgtgtgccaccacacctggctaatttttgtgtttttagtagagacggggtttcaccatgttgaccaggctggtctcgaactcctgacctcaagtgatctgcccaccttagcttctgaaagtgctgggattacatgtgtgagccactgcacccagccttacctatttatttttaatgtgcctacaagataatttaaaattgcCTATGTAGTGATACATATGGCTCACATTCCAGGGACAGCCCTGGATTAGAGATTAGTGATGTTAGATGTTTCAGGGACAAAACTGAGCCTAACATGAGTGGGAAGAGAAGAGTTTGCTGGCAGAGATCTCCCGGCAGTCTGCTTCATCTTCCCTCCTGTTAGGAGCCAGGCTGTTATTTTGAGGCCACTTGTGTCATACCCAAGCCTTAGTGGGAATGGAGCTGGGAGATTAGACCAGGCTGAAGGAGAAACGTGGGAGTCCTAATCCATGGGTGGCAGGGATCCATGCAGTACTTTTGAAGCAGAGATGTTGGGATGGAGATGGATTCTATGCCCGCAGTATGCAAGGGAGCTTAGGGGGCCAGGCAGGTGACAGGGAAGCCAGGGAGGAGGCATGGGCAGTCTCGTAGCAGAAAGATGCTGAGCTCAAAAGTTGGCAACCACTCATTTGACCGTTCCCCTTCTCTAGATCCTTCTTATCCTGCAAATCTTAGCTAAAATGTCACCTTCTTTAAGAGGTCTTCCCTGGCCACAGCAGCCCATGCTTCTCTAATTCCAGTTGCATTGTAGTCTGCACCACATCTTTTATTCTGCCACTGTCAGAAGGTCCTCAGCATCCACAGATATCCATGTGGCAAGTACATCCTTTTCCAGATATCCATGTTGGCACGTACTATATAATTTCTCCCATGAAATTTGCATGCCCATGAAATTTGGGTGTAGGCCTGGCTGGACACAGTCCTGAAGCATGCAGATTCCAGACGTGACCCCCAGCAGAAGCACACATCACACTTTCAAACCTTTGGCGTGTCATTCATGAAGGGATGAAATTGCAGCTATTCAGTCATAATATTCCAAGGGTCCCCGGCTCTACCCTCCAGTTGTTGTAACTCAACTGTGAGTTCTCAGCAgagtctgttttctcttcttgacCCTAGGAGACCCTGCCATCTGCAGTGCTGTGCGTGTAGCTAGTGGGTACCCAATGGAGTAGCTGTGGAAGGGGggatgtaagctccatgagggcagcagGGAGGGTGACAGCAAGTTCAGCCTTTTCCCATGGTTGCTGGGTCATAGAAAGTGTTTATCAGTAGctgctggatgaatgaatgcacTGACCTGGACACTTCATTTGAGGAGCACAGGATTTCATTTGGTTGATTTTCGTTAGTTGGGCTGCGTGTAGAAGAAAGGTCTGTTCACTTTGTTTACAGAATGAATCTTTAGTGGAAAATCAAGGGGTTTTAAAGATTCTGGTGGAGGGCATAAGCCTAAGACAAAGCACAGGAGGTGGGCTTCACATGGGCGGACGGAACCATCTGCGGCGTCCCCTGCAAGTGGTGTGTAGGAGACTCCGAATGGAAATAAAGTTAATtgtactttttctccttttctctatttttgtcgtCTAGATTCACCAAAACCACCTGTCGCTCCCAAGCCAAAGACTACCAGTCCACTGACGCCAGTGACCGCGCCCAAATTCCCTTCCTCAGCCAGGCCCGAGAGTCTTCACAGTCCAAACTCCATGTTCAGGGGTCCGAAGCCCCCCATTGCCCCCAAGCCCAGGCTGACTGCCCCAAACGAGTGGAGAGCCAGTGTGTACCTGAATGACAGCTTGAACAAATGCAGCAACGGGCGGCTGCCCTGTGTAGACAGGGGGCTTGATGAGGGGCCCCGGTCCGTCCCAAAGTGCTCTGAGTCGGAGACCGACGAGGATTACATCGTGGTCCCCAGGGTTCCGCTGAGGGAGGATGAACCCAAGGACGAGGGCAGTGTGGGGAACAAAGCCCTGGTGTCTCCCGAGTCCTCTGCGGAAGAGGAAGAGGAGCGTGAGGAGGGAGGCGAGGCATGTGGCCTGGAGGGTACAGGAGCTGGTGAGGATTCAGTGGCCCCTGCTGCTCCGGGTGCGGGAGCGCTGAGCAGGGAGGGTGAGGAAGGCACAGACCTTGCTCTTGAGGATGAAGGGGAGGGCTGCGCTGATGAGCCAGGGACACTGGAGCAGGTGTCCAGaagtgaggaggaagagaagctaGTGCAGCCACACAGGGAGTGCAGCCTGGAGGACAGTGGGCCTTGGGCTGGAGAGGGGGTCTTCCAGAGCGACCTCCTCCTGCCTCACATCCATGGAGAGGACCACGAGCCCCCCGACACCcccggggaggcagaggaggatgaTGAGGAAGGCTGTGCCAGCACAGACCCAGCAGGGGCAGATGAGGGTTCGGGTCCTGACAGGCCCACGGAGGACATGGGACAGGATGCTGAGGACACCAGTGAGGAGCCCCCTGAGAAGGAGGAGCTGGCCGgggtccaggaggcagaggcagccacAGACTGCCCTGAAGTTCTTGAGGAGGGATGTGAAGAGGCCACGGGTGTCACAGGTGGGGAACAGGTTGACCTCAGTGAACCACCTGACCACGAGAAGAAAACCAACCAAGAAGTGGCAGCCGCCACCCTGGAGGACCATACACAGGATGAGTCCGCCGAGGAGAGCTGCCAGATTGTCCCTTTTGAGAATGACTGCATGGAGGACTTCGTGACTTCCCTCACAGGAAGCCCCTATGAGTTCTTCCCAACTGAGAGCACCTCTTTTTGCAGCGAGAGCTGTTCTCCTCTTTCTGAATCAGCGAAAGGTTTAGAATCAGAGCAGGCACCAAAGCTGGGGCTGCGTGCGGAGGAGAACCCCATGGTGGGGGCTTTGTGTGGCCAGTGTGGCTCCCTACAGGGTGGAGTGGCCGAGGGTCCCGCAGCCCCTGGTGTGGTGGTCGTGCTGGAGGAGGAGGCCTTGGATGATGCATTGGCCAACCCCTATGTGATGGGCGTGGGCCTGCCCGGTCAGGCGGCCCCTGGAGAAGGAGGGCAGGCTGCATCGGACGCCCTGGGTGGTTATGGCTCGAAAGAAGAATTGAACTGTGAGGCAGAGGGTGGCCTGGTCCCCGCGGACAGGAAGAACACCAGCACGAGGGTCCGGCCCCACTCTGGGAAGGTGGCCGGCTATGTCCCAGAAACCGTCCCTGAAGAAACCGGACCTGAGGCGGGCTCGTCAGCCCCTGGCATTGGAAGTGCCGCAGAGGAGGTGGGAAAGACGCTTTTGTCATTGGAGGGGAAGCCCTTGGAAGCCAGCAGGGCCTTGCCAGCAAAGCCCAGGGCCTTTACTTTATACCCTCGGTCGTTCTCCGTGGAAGGCCGAGAGATTCCAGTCTCCGTGTACCAGGAGCCTGAGGGGTCAGGGTTGGATGACCACAGGATAAAGAGGAAAGAGGACAATCTCTCTCTGTCATGTGTAATTGGCTCCTCTGGGAGTTTCTCCCAGAGAAACCACCTTCCGTCCAGCGGCACCTCCACGCCTTCTTCCATGGTCGACATCCCACCTCCTTTCGACCTGGCCTGCATCACCAAGAAGCCCATCACAAAGAGCTCTCCCTCACTCCTGATCCACAGCGACTCCCCGGACAAGTACAAGAAGAAGAAGTCATCCTTTAAGCGGTTCCTGGCACTGACGTTTAAGAAGAAGACGGAGAACAAACTGCATGTGGACGTGAACGTGTCTTCCTCTAGGTCCTCTTCAGAGTCCAGCTACCACGGGCCTTCCAGGATTCTGGAAGTTGACCGGAGAAGCCTCAGCAACTCCCCTCAGCTTAAGTCTCGGACTGGGAAGCTCCGGGCTTCTGAAtccccctcctccctcatcttttatagagatggcaagaGGAAAGGTGTCCCCTTCAGCAGGACGGTGTCCAGAGTGGAGTCCTTTGAAGACCGCTCCCGGCCGCCCTTCCTGCCCTTGCCACTGACCAAGCCACGGTCCATCTCCTTCCCCAGCGCTGACACTTCAGACTATGAGAACATTCCAGCCATGAACTCGGACTATGAGAATATCCAGATTCCACCCCGGAGACCTGCCAGGGCTGGCGCGTTCACGAAGCTGtttgaagatcagagcagagcccTGTCCACAGCAAACGAAAATGATGGCTACGTGGACATGAGCAGCTTCAACGCCTTTGAGAGCAAACAGCAGAGTGCAG harbors:
- the FGD5 gene encoding FYVE, RhoGEF and PH domain-containing protein 5 isoform X5 — encoded protein: MNRADSPKPPVAPKPKTTSPLTPVTAPKFPSSARPESLHSPNSMFRGPKPPIAPKPRLTAPNEWRASVYLNDSLNKCSNGRLPCVDRGLDEGPRSVPKCSESETDEDYIVVPRVPLREDEPKDEGSVGNKALVSPESSAEEEEEREEGGEACGLEGTGAGEDSVAPAAPGAGALSREGEEGTDLALEDEGEGCADEPGTLEQVSRSEEEEKLVQPHRECSLEDSGPWAGEGVFQSDLLLPHIHGEDHEPPDTPGEAEEDDEEGCASTDPAGADEGSGPDRPTEDMGQDAEDTSEEPPEKEELAGVQEAEAATDCPEVLEEGCEEATGVTGGEQVDLSEPPDHEKKTNQEVAAATLEDHTQDESAEESCQIVPFENDCMEDFVTSLTGSPYEFFPTESTSFCSESCSPLSESAKGLESEQAPKLGLRAEENPMVGALCGQCGSLQGGVAEGPAAPGVVVVLEEEALDDALANPYVMGVGLPGQAAPGEGGQAASDALGGYGSKEELNCEAEGGLVPADRKNTSTRVRPHSGKVAGYVPETVPEETGPEAGSSAPGIGSAAEEVGKTLLSLEGKPLEASRALPAKPRAFTLYPRSFSVEGREIPVSVYQEPEGSGLDDHRIKRKEDNLSLSCVIGSSGSFSQRNHLPSSGTSTPSSMVDIPPPFDLACITKKPITKSSPSLLIHSDSPDKYKKKKSSFKRFLALTFKKKTENKLHVDVNVSSSRSSSESSYHGPSRILEVDRRSLSNSPQLKSRTGKLRASESPSSLIFYRDGKRKGVPFSRTVSRVESFEDRSRPPFLPLPLTKPRSISFPSADTSDYENIPAMNSDYENIQIPPRRPARAGAFTKLFEDQSRALSTANENDGYVDMSSFNAFESKQQSADQDAESAYTEPYKVCPISSAAPKEDLTSDEEQRSSEEEDSASRDPSVTHKVEGQSRALVIAQELLSSEKAYVEMLQHLNLDFHGAVMRALDDMHHEGRDTLAREELRQGLSELPAIHDLHQGILEELEERLSNWESQQKVADVFLAREQGFDHHATHILQFDRYLGLLSENCLHSPRLAAAVREFEQSIQGGSQTAKHRLLRVVQRLFQYQVLLTDYLNNLCPDSAEYDNTQGALSLISKVTDRANDSMEQGENLQKLVHIEHSVRGQGDLLQPGREFLKEGTLMKVTGKNRRPRHLFLVLTEHLVCAGAGNKERKIPGLALSLQSPMGGRSKQTAHCKCRVMSVIWRDLGCRGSKED